The following coding sequences are from one Shewanella putrefaciens window:
- a CDS encoding chorismate mutase: protein MHKPQPLNQTREQITHLDNELLSLLAERRRLSLEVARSKEVDVRPIRDTQREKELLARLVKAGREKGLDAHYVISLYQSIIEDSVLNQQAYLHGRANPETQKQQYCIAYLGARGSYSYLAATRYCQRRQVDMLDLGCQSFDEIVQAVESGHADYGFLPIENTSSGSINEVYDVLQHTSLSIVGETTIEVSHCLLAKAGSKISDIKTVYAHPQPISQCSRYLSQHKDLRLEYCSSSAEAMERVNQSPDNSAAAIGSVEGGALYQLESIEAGLANQKINQSRFIVVARKAVAVPEQLPAKTTLIMATGQKAGALVEALLVLKAHQLNMSKLESRPIPGTPWEEMFYLDIDANISSEAMQAGLKQLERITRFIKVLGCYPCETVKPTQLSNSQLLIEPSTSKTQVISDTVPDANPFRYSKAYKAQASEINCGPFCIGAGNIGAIAKIVLTHEQSHLALTQFEHKIKQLKEAGFQAVILDNINQLVSPELILPKLRQTLHQYDLLCIIAIEQAIDIVLATQQGDMLFLTGKHMFNQSLLTQAGTLPIPLLLERNDMASYEEFLAATEVILSQGNQQLILCDSGVRTFNNANLPTLDLTSLIQIKATSHLPIVINPCYAIADEALILQTKGIKQLKADGLVLNCNLNDNDSLKLMSSVVRELYN, encoded by the coding sequence ATGCATAAACCACAGCCTTTAAATCAAACTCGAGAGCAAATCACCCATCTCGATAATGAACTTCTCTCATTACTCGCCGAGCGCCGCCGCTTAAGTTTAGAAGTTGCCCGCAGTAAAGAGGTTGATGTCAGACCGATTAGGGATACACAAAGAGAAAAAGAACTCCTCGCTAGGCTGGTCAAAGCAGGGAGAGAAAAAGGCCTCGATGCCCATTATGTGATCTCACTTTACCAAAGCATCATTGAAGATTCAGTATTAAATCAACAAGCATATCTGCACGGCCGTGCCAATCCAGAGACACAAAAACAGCAATATTGTATCGCCTACTTGGGTGCTCGAGGCTCCTATTCTTACCTTGCCGCAACGCGTTATTGCCAGCGCCGTCAAGTCGATATGCTGGACTTAGGTTGCCAAAGCTTCGATGAAATAGTGCAAGCAGTAGAATCAGGGCATGCAGATTACGGTTTCCTACCGATTGAAAACACCTCATCGGGTTCCATTAATGAAGTTTATGATGTACTGCAACACACTAGCCTTTCCATCGTCGGCGAAACGACTATCGAAGTCAGCCACTGTCTGTTAGCTAAAGCCGGCAGTAAAATAAGCGACATTAAAACCGTTTACGCCCACCCTCAACCAATTAGTCAATGTAGCAGATACCTAAGCCAGCATAAGGACTTAAGGCTAGAATACTGTTCAAGCAGTGCTGAAGCGATGGAGAGGGTCAATCAGAGCCCAGACAATAGCGCCGCAGCTATTGGTAGCGTCGAAGGTGGTGCGTTATACCAGTTAGAATCCATAGAAGCGGGACTTGCAAATCAGAAGATTAACCAGAGCCGCTTTATTGTTGTCGCCCGAAAAGCCGTTGCCGTGCCAGAACAACTGCCTGCAAAAACCACTTTAATTATGGCAACGGGCCAAAAGGCGGGGGCATTAGTGGAAGCCCTGTTGGTATTGAAAGCTCATCAGCTAAATATGAGTAAACTCGAATCAAGACCGATTCCCGGAACCCCTTGGGAGGAAATGTTTTACCTTGATATTGATGCCAATATTTCTAGTGAAGCGATGCAAGCAGGATTAAAACAATTAGAGCGGATCACTCGATTTATCAAAGTATTAGGTTGTTATCCCTGCGAGACGGTAAAACCAACCCAACTGAGCAACAGCCAGCTATTAATTGAACCTAGCACCTCGAAAACCCAAGTGATTAGCGATACCGTTCCCGATGCTAATCCATTTAGATACAGTAAGGCCTACAAAGCACAGGCAAGCGAGATTAACTGCGGCCCTTTCTGCATTGGTGCGGGTAATATCGGCGCAATAGCTAAGATAGTGCTCACACACGAGCAGTCTCACTTAGCATTAACGCAGTTTGAACATAAAATAAAACAGCTTAAAGAAGCGGGATTTCAAGCCGTTATTTTGGACAACATTAACCAGCTTGTCAGTCCAGAACTTATCTTGCCAAAGCTTCGCCAAACGTTGCATCAATACGATCTGTTATGCATTATCGCCATTGAGCAAGCAATTGATATAGTCCTAGCAACTCAGCAGGGCGATATGCTGTTTTTGACAGGTAAACATATGTTTAATCAATCCTTACTCACTCAAGCAGGGACTCTGCCTATCCCACTATTACTTGAACGTAACGATATGGCGAGCTATGAGGAGTTTTTAGCGGCAACGGAAGTCATTTTAAGCCAAGGGAATCAACAGTTGATCCTCTGTGACTCGGGCGTTCGCACCTTCAATAACGCTAATCTTCCTACATTGGATTTAACGAGCCTTATTCAGATAAAAGCCACCAGTCATCTTCCTATCGTCATCAATCCTTGTTACGCCATCGCGGATGAAGCACTGATCTTACAAACCAAAGGTATTAAACAATTAAAAGCCGATGGTTTAGTGCTTAACTGCAACCTAAATGACAATGATTCACTTAAGCTGATGAGTTCAGTTGTAAGAGAACTGTACAACTGA
- the pepA gene encoding leucyl aminopeptidase: MEFSVKSGSPEKQRSACIVVGVYEPRRLSGIAEQLDKISEGYISNLLRRGDLEGKPGQMLLLHHVPNVLSERVLLVGCGKERELDERQYKQIITKTINTLNETGSMEAVCFLTELHVKGRDTYWKVRQAVETTNSSLYSFDALKTRKGETRRPLRKLVFNVPTRRELTLGERAIEHGMAVSAGMHLCRDVANMPPNICNPAYLASQARQLAEVHENLHVTTIGEEQMAKLGMNSYLAVGRASANESIMTVMEYKGAIDSTEKPIVLVGKGLTFDSGGISLKPGEAMDEMKYDMGGAAGVIGTMKAICEMNLPINVVGVLAGCENMPSGNAYRPGDILTTMSGQTVEVLNTDAEGRLVLCDVLTYVERFEPELVIDTATLTGACVIALGKHASGLFSSHNPLAHELLNAGEQSGDRAWRMPLWDEYQDMLDSPFADMTNLGGRPAGAITAACFLSRFAKKYNWAHLDVAGTAWNSGANKGSTGRPVPLLTQFLINRAGVELGE, from the coding sequence ATGGAGTTTAGCGTAAAGAGCGGTAGCCCCGAAAAACAACGCTCAGCCTGTATCGTTGTCGGTGTTTATGAACCCCGTCGTCTATCGGGTATCGCGGAGCAATTAGACAAAATTAGTGAGGGTTACATCAGTAACCTGTTGCGTCGTGGAGACTTGGAAGGAAAGCCTGGGCAGATGTTATTACTGCACCACGTCCCTAACGTACTAAGCGAACGCGTATTATTAGTTGGCTGTGGCAAAGAACGAGAACTAGACGAACGCCAATATAAGCAGATCATCACTAAGACGATCAACACATTAAATGAAACAGGTTCAATGGAAGCTGTATGCTTTTTAACTGAATTACACGTTAAAGGCCGTGATACCTATTGGAAAGTACGTCAAGCCGTTGAAACGACTAACAGTAGTCTGTATAGCTTCGATGCCCTAAAAACCCGTAAAGGGGAAACACGCCGTCCTTTGCGTAAACTCGTTTTCAATGTCCCGACTCGCCGAGAATTAACCTTAGGCGAACGCGCCATTGAACACGGTATGGCAGTATCTGCCGGTATGCACTTGTGTCGCGATGTCGCAAACATGCCACCTAATATTTGTAATCCTGCTTATTTGGCCTCTCAAGCGCGTCAACTGGCCGAAGTGCACGAAAATCTACATGTTACTACTATCGGCGAAGAGCAAATGGCCAAACTGGGGATGAACTCATACCTCGCAGTTGGTCGTGCTAGTGCGAATGAATCCATCATGACAGTGATGGAATATAAAGGCGCAATCGACAGCACTGAAAAGCCGATCGTATTGGTTGGAAAGGGGTTAACATTTGACTCTGGCGGCATTTCATTAAAACCTGGCGAAGCTATGGATGAGATGAAATACGATATGGGTGGTGCAGCGGGTGTTATCGGCACAATGAAAGCCATTTGTGAAATGAATTTACCCATCAACGTCGTGGGTGTACTCGCAGGCTGTGAAAATATGCCTTCGGGGAATGCTTATCGCCCAGGTGATATTCTGACCACAATGTCAGGCCAAACCGTTGAAGTGCTTAATACCGATGCTGAAGGTCGTTTAGTACTATGTGACGTATTAACCTATGTTGAGCGTTTTGAACCTGAGCTGGTTATTGATACAGCGACCCTCACAGGGGCTTGCGTGATAGCCTTAGGTAAGCATGCTTCTGGCCTATTCTCATCGCACAACCCATTGGCGCACGAGCTGCTAAATGCAGGTGAACAAAGCGGTGATCGCGCTTGGCGCATGCCTCTTTGGGATGAATACCAAGATATGCTCGACAGCCCATTTGCGGATATGACCAACTTAGGCGGTCGTCCTGCGGGAGCCATTACTGCAGCTTGCTTCCTATCGCGCTTTGCTAAAAAGTACAATTGGGCCCATTTAGATGTGGCAGGCACAGCATGGAATAGTGGCGCCAATAAAGGCTCGACGGGTCGTCCTGTCCCTCTTTTGACTCAATTTTTGATCAATCGTGCTGGCGTTGAATTAGGCGAATAA
- the lptF gene encoding LPS export ABC transporter permease LptF: MIVFRYLIREVFKAQIAVLLVLLTIFISQHFVRILADASDGEFPASLIVTLIGLNIPALVVLVLPLSLFLGILVAHGRMYSENEMVILHGVGVSEWYVTRVTLILAVVNMLFTGYLSLYVTPWAEEQQNQVLEKAQSEAGLAALVQGRFQASPNGRAVLFVERIGKDNELEKVFVAQLPDPSDETGVTNVVVAKNGRVLEDNMGAQQLQLNNGVRYQGSPRLKDYQMIEFGGYKMQIKEQQVDERRRKLSALTVTDLLKVESAEAVAEFHWRLAIPLAIPIMTLIAVPLARVNVRQGKFAKMLPAVLLYLGYFGLMVAGRKALQDGVIPQYLGMWWIHLSALIMGIFLLGKDRPLFARLSTAMARKKVAV; this comes from the coding sequence GTGATTGTATTTAGATACCTTATTCGAGAAGTTTTTAAGGCACAAATTGCCGTACTTTTGGTGCTGTTAACTATTTTTATTAGCCAGCATTTTGTGCGCATACTGGCCGACGCCTCTGATGGCGAATTTCCTGCTTCATTAATTGTGACCCTGATTGGACTTAACATTCCCGCCTTAGTCGTTTTGGTTTTACCCTTAAGTTTGTTTTTGGGTATTTTGGTGGCTCACGGCCGCATGTACTCTGAAAATGAAATGGTGATCCTCCATGGCGTAGGCGTGAGTGAATGGTATGTCACTCGGGTGACGTTAATTCTGGCTGTAGTGAATATGTTGTTTACGGGGTACTTATCGCTTTACGTAACGCCATGGGCAGAGGAACAACAAAATCAAGTGCTTGAAAAAGCACAATCTGAGGCTGGACTTGCCGCGTTAGTTCAAGGACGCTTTCAAGCAAGTCCTAACGGCCGTGCGGTACTGTTTGTCGAGCGTATTGGCAAAGATAATGAATTAGAAAAAGTGTTTGTGGCTCAGCTACCTGATCCCTCCGATGAAACGGGGGTGACAAATGTTGTCGTGGCTAAAAACGGTCGCGTATTAGAAGACAATATGGGCGCTCAGCAATTACAACTTAATAACGGTGTTCGTTATCAGGGGAGCCCAAGATTAAAGGACTACCAAATGATCGAATTTGGTGGCTATAAAATGCAGATTAAAGAGCAGCAGGTGGATGAGCGGCGCCGTAAATTATCGGCATTAACCGTTACCGATTTGCTTAAAGTTGAAAGCGCAGAAGCAGTCGCTGAATTTCACTGGCGGCTTGCTATTCCCCTTGCGATTCCCATCATGACGTTGATTGCCGTGCCTTTAGCAAGGGTCAATGTGCGTCAAGGCAAATTTGCTAAGATGTTACCCGCAGTACTGCTGTATTTGGGGTATTTTGGATTGATGGTAGCAGGTCGTAAAGCATTACAAGATGGTGTTATTCCACAATATTTAGGTATGTGGTGGATACATTTATCGGCACTGATTATGGGAATATTTTTATTGGGTAAAGATAGACCTTTATTTGCACGTTTATCTACTGCTATGGCACGTAAGAAGGTGGCCGTATGA
- the lptG gene encoding LPS export ABC transporter permease LptG has product MKILDLYIARVILSTSALCLLVLTGLSGIIKWVDQLRLVGRGTYTMMDAGIYVLFLIPRDIEMFFPMAVLLGALIGMGMLASNSELVVMQVSGLSRLQITLSAMKTAVPLMLMVMALGEWGAPVAEQKANELQAIKLSGGSLIKSHRGIWAKDGDLFVNIGEVENITKLNNITLYKFNSELKLTKVVHAERAVFTRDSWRLFDVKRTDLTYDQVTLEHLEEDIWQSSLTPDKLSVVSVKPEALSIQGLLGYLDYLKTNSQDPSRYELALGRKLMQPVTVGVMMLVALSFVFGPLRTVTMGARVLLGVVAGFSFYISNEIFGPMSIVYELPAYVGAMAPSLLFTGIAFYFIRR; this is encoded by the coding sequence ATGAAGATCTTAGACCTTTATATTGCCAGAGTGATTTTAAGCACATCTGCTTTGTGTTTACTGGTGCTGACGGGGTTGTCTGGCATTATTAAGTGGGTTGACCAACTGCGCTTGGTGGGACGTGGCACTTATACCATGATGGACGCAGGTATTTATGTGCTTTTTTTAATCCCCCGTGATATTGAAATGTTTTTCCCCATGGCTGTGCTGCTTGGTGCCTTGATTGGTATGGGAATGTTAGCGTCTAACTCCGAGCTTGTGGTAATGCAGGTATCTGGATTGTCCCGTTTACAAATTACCCTTTCTGCCATGAAGACTGCTGTGCCACTGATGCTCATGGTGATGGCTCTTGGTGAGTGGGGAGCGCCAGTTGCAGAGCAAAAGGCTAACGAGCTGCAAGCGATAAAACTATCCGGCGGTAGTTTGATTAAATCCCACCGTGGTATATGGGCGAAGGATGGCGATTTGTTTGTCAATATAGGTGAAGTGGAAAATATCACCAAACTTAACAATATCACGCTCTATAAGTTCAATAGTGAACTTAAACTCACTAAGGTTGTGCATGCTGAGCGGGCTGTATTTACTCGCGATAGTTGGCGTTTGTTCGATGTTAAGCGAACCGATTTGACCTATGATCAAGTAACCTTAGAGCACCTTGAGGAAGATATATGGCAATCGAGTTTAACACCCGATAAGCTCAGTGTTGTATCTGTTAAACCCGAAGCACTATCCATTCAAGGTTTACTCGGTTATCTCGACTACCTTAAAACCAATAGCCAAGATCCTAGTCGTTATGAGTTAGCGTTAGGGCGTAAGCTGATGCAGCCTGTCACGGTTGGGGTCATGATGTTAGTGGCGCTGTCGTTTGTGTTTGGCCCCTTACGTACTGTGACTATGGGCGCTAGGGTATTATTAGGTGTTGTCGCGGGTTTTAGCTTTTACATCAGCAATGAAATCTTTGGCCCTATGAGTATTGTTTATGAGCTACCCGCGTATGTCGGGGCGATGGCGCCGAGTTTGCTATTTACCGGGATTGCCTTCTACTTTATTCGGCGATGA
- a CDS encoding RDD family protein: protein MLNSEHANFPRAGFFRRLGAAIYDLLLALAVYMFAGAIGFGIFFGLTSSGLVSMNGFEHISDALNGTPIYHGIYQLWLALCVGTFYALFWSRGGQTLGMRAWRLKIQHPNGQNLSLITAYARIIWSLLGVGNLWILINTDKLALQDMMTRSEVVVLSKEANQMRNWHGA from the coding sequence ATGTTAAACAGTGAACACGCCAACTTTCCACGGGCAGGCTTTTTTCGCCGATTAGGTGCGGCCATCTATGATCTGTTATTAGCCCTTGCGGTCTATATGTTTGCGGGTGCTATTGGTTTTGGAATATTTTTCGGTCTAACATCTTCAGGGCTGGTCAGTATGAATGGCTTTGAGCATATTTCAGACGCCTTAAATGGTACGCCAATTTACCATGGTATTTATCAATTATGGCTCGCCCTGTGTGTTGGTACTTTCTATGCGCTATTTTGGAGTCGAGGTGGGCAAACCTTAGGTATGCGCGCCTGGCGCCTTAAAATCCAACATCCTAACGGCCAAAATTTAAGCCTGATCACTGCCTATGCTCGCATCATTTGGTCACTGCTTGGCGTTGGTAATTTATGGATTTTGATTAACACAGATAAATTAGCCTTGCAGGATATGATGACACGCTCCGAAGTGGTTGTACTATCAAAGGAAGCCAATCAAATGCGCAACTGGCACGGGGCTTAA
- a CDS encoding DUF2960 domain-containing protein, whose product MARQVTYTFKGQTKTIAFSYDKHHDLYEAVAEAEGIDLTKFLAMEQQIAMTSRKGAKAEKDFRKVEFARFGFSNIHFVRDEEPEA is encoded by the coding sequence ATGGCTCGTCAAGTCACTTATACCTTCAAAGGTCAGACTAAAACTATCGCTTTTAGCTACGACAAACACCATGATTTATATGAAGCCGTCGCCGAAGCGGAAGGCATTGACCTTACGAAGTTTTTAGCCATGGAACAACAAATTGCCATGACCTCACGCAAAGGCGCAAAGGCGGAAAAGGATTTTAGAAAAGTTGAATTTGCCCGTTTTGGTTTTAGTAATATTCACTTTGTTCGTGATGAAGAGCCCGAAGCATAA
- a CDS encoding DMT family protein, which translates to MNPTLTTIGLLCLSNIFMTFAWYGHLKTLGSKPWIIAALVSWGIALFEYLLQVPANRIGYTVMNVGQLKILQEVITLSLFVPFAYFYMKEPLKLDYLWAGLCILGAVYFIFRSEFN; encoded by the coding sequence ATGAATCCCACCCTAACAACTATTGGCTTACTCTGTCTTAGCAATATCTTTATGACTTTTGCTTGGTATGGCCATTTAAAAACCCTAGGCTCAAAACCTTGGATTATTGCAGCCTTAGTGAGCTGGGGGATCGCCCTATTTGAATACTTACTACAAGTACCTGCTAACCGTATCGGTTACACGGTAATGAATGTCGGTCAGTTAAAAATTCTGCAAGAAGTCATCACCTTAAGTCTGTTTGTCCCCTTTGCCTATTTCTATATGAAAGAACCCTTAAAACTCGATTATCTGTGGGCAGGCTTGTGTATTCTAGGCGCAGTGTATTTTATTTTTAGAAGTGAATTTAATTAA
- a CDS encoding GNAT family N-acetyltransferase translates to MLLRAITPLDWDAILAIQDECYSQLDPEPLHVLQSKWQVSPQSCFVFEVNESVVGYCLAHPWTTNMPPALYEPITHLPKADTLYLHDIAISAKAQGLGAGTKALTRLKLLADRFNLNSLSLVAVQGADSYWRKMGFKPHTIDKCLGSYTHDAMYMIYKINHRD, encoded by the coding sequence ATGTTACTGCGTGCAATCACCCCACTGGATTGGGATGCCATTTTAGCGATCCAAGACGAGTGTTACTCACAACTGGATCCTGAGCCACTGCACGTACTGCAAAGTAAATGGCAAGTATCACCCCAGTCCTGCTTTGTATTTGAAGTCAATGAGTCCGTTGTTGGTTATTGTTTGGCTCATCCTTGGACCACAAATATGCCACCGGCGTTATATGAGCCTATTACCCATTTACCTAAGGCTGATACCTTATATCTACACGATATTGCGATTTCAGCCAAAGCCCAAGGTTTAGGCGCGGGGACTAAGGCGCTCACCCGATTAAAACTATTAGCGGATCGTTTTAACCTCAACTCATTGTCCTTAGTTGCAGTGCAAGGCGCCGATAGCTACTGGCGAAAAATGGGGTTTAAACCTCACACCATTGATAAGTGTCTTGGCTCTTACACCCATGATGCCATGTACATGATTTATAAAATTAATCATAGAGATTAA
- a CDS encoding YqiJ family protein, whose translation MWAFLVEQPNLPYTIAFACVLFLGVFEALALLIGLSMLSALDQWVPTDVDYHPDMGGGLTGIAGWLCLNRLPLLIWFVLALTSFAIAGYLVNFISLSVVGVLLPQLFTLPIAVVASAFACRYLGRLLADHLPKNESSAISLDDLSGYVGTITLGCAIKGMPSEAVVRDKHQQKHYVLVEPETSGIEFASGTQVVLLRREGRVWSATRFDN comes from the coding sequence ATGTGGGCGTTTTTAGTTGAGCAGCCAAATTTACCTTACACCATTGCTTTTGCCTGTGTGCTTTTTCTGGGGGTGTTTGAAGCTTTAGCCCTCTTAATTGGTTTAAGCATGTTAAGCGCCTTGGATCAATGGGTACCTACCGATGTTGATTATCATCCCGATATGGGTGGCGGCCTTACAGGAATTGCTGGTTGGTTATGCCTCAATCGGCTCCCTCTGCTGATTTGGTTTGTGCTTGCACTGACCAGTTTTGCCATTGCGGGCTATCTCGTCAATTTTATCAGTTTAAGTGTCGTGGGCGTTCTTCTGCCACAACTGTTTACACTGCCAATTGCTGTCGTGGCAAGTGCCTTTGCTTGCCGATATCTAGGACGATTACTTGCCGACCATTTACCTAAAAATGAATCAAGTGCGATATCGCTAGATGATCTTAGTGGTTATGTTGGCACTATCACTTTAGGCTGTGCCATAAAAGGCATGCCCTCCGAAGCGGTTGTCCGCGATAAACATCAACAAAAACATTATGTTTTAGTCGAACCTGAAACTTCAGGGATCGAGTTTGCCTCAGGCACCCAAGTGGTGCTCCTTAGACGTGAAGGCCGAGTATGGTCTGCAACACGCTTTGATAATTAA
- a CDS encoding flotillin family protein, translating into MDVLNDVTNSSYFFLLIASMVVVGLTVIGLIFAKLYKRATKEMAFVRTGFGGEKIIKDGGAIVLPVLHETIAVNMNTLRIEVEKTQKDALITKDRMRVDVKADFYLRVAPNSEGISMAAQTLGTRTTRVEELKKLMESKFVDVLRAVAAEMTMTEMHEQRADFVQRVQNNVANDLEKNGLELESVSLTGFDQTDLQFFNENNAFDAEGRARLAKIIEEKRKETNDIQQENRIKIEQRNLEAEKESLEIEKSEEEARLIQQQSLEFKRADQKAEIIKQKENKAREEREAEIAKERAIETAEIEKTKDIETREIEKYKLIEQSRIQQQRDIEVSEQEKRIAVAAKSEEESAARARAAEAEKLKVEKEEAVITARQVAEANRRKEIEVIDARKEAERDAVGVTVQAEAEKRAAEDRSSAILIEARASADAKKLQAEADEKVYAVEAAGKQALYEAENVLRDEQIALQKSLAILKALPEIVAQAVKPLENIEGIKILQGYGTGNQFTAGSEGVQHQGGIAEQVTSAALNYRANAPVVDAMLRELGLVNGESGTLNDLLNGNNALTTEALNVVKSANTGLNGYSQTLVVDSQQRD; encoded by the coding sequence ATGGATGTATTAAATGATGTAACGAACTCAAGCTACTTTTTCTTGCTGATTGCCTCCATGGTTGTGGTCGGTCTGACAGTGATCGGGCTGATTTTTGCCAAGCTGTATAAGCGTGCCACGAAAGAAATGGCTTTTGTACGTACAGGTTTTGGTGGTGAGAAAATTATAAAAGATGGCGGTGCTATTGTGCTTCCTGTATTGCATGAAACCATTGCCGTCAATATGAATACTTTGCGTATTGAAGTTGAGAAAACCCAAAAAGATGCCCTTATCACTAAGGACAGAATGCGGGTCGATGTGAAAGCCGATTTCTATCTACGTGTAGCGCCCAATTCAGAAGGTATCTCCATGGCGGCGCAAACCTTAGGTACGCGCACTACCCGAGTGGAAGAGCTTAAAAAGTTGATGGAATCAAAGTTTGTTGATGTGCTGCGTGCCGTGGCTGCAGAAATGACCATGACAGAGATGCATGAGCAGCGTGCCGATTTTGTACAGCGTGTACAGAATAACGTGGCTAACGATCTTGAGAAAAACGGTCTCGAACTCGAATCGGTTTCATTAACGGGTTTTGATCAAACAGATCTACAGTTTTTTAATGAAAACAACGCATTCGATGCTGAAGGTCGTGCTCGTTTGGCGAAGATTATCGAAGAAAAACGTAAAGAGACCAACGATATTCAGCAGGAAAACCGTATTAAGATTGAACAGCGTAATTTAGAGGCCGAAAAAGAGTCGCTGGAAATTGAAAAGTCGGAAGAAGAAGCCCGCTTGATCCAGCAGCAATCCTTAGAATTTAAACGCGCCGATCAGAAAGCTGAAATCATCAAGCAGAAAGAAAATAAGGCCCGTGAAGAACGCGAAGCCGAGATTGCCAAAGAGCGTGCTATCGAAACCGCAGAAATCGAGAAAACCAAAGATATCGAAACCCGCGAGATTGAAAAATATAAGCTCATTGAGCAATCACGTATTCAACAGCAACGGGATATTGAAGTTTCTGAGCAGGAAAAACGTATCGCTGTGGCGGCTAAATCTGAAGAAGAATCCGCAGCCCGTGCCCGTGCTGCCGAAGCTGAAAAACTGAAAGTTGAGAAAGAAGAAGCGGTAATTACAGCGCGCCAAGTAGCCGAAGCCAATCGTCGTAAAGAAATTGAAGTGATTGATGCCCGTAAAGAAGCTGAACGTGATGCGGTAGGTGTGACAGTGCAAGCGGAAGCTGAAAAACGTGCCGCTGAAGACAGATCGAGTGCCATTTTGATTGAGGCACGCGCCAGCGCCGATGCAAAAAAACTGCAAGCAGAAGCGGATGAAAAAGTGTATGCCGTTGAAGCTGCGGGTAAACAAGCCTTATATGAAGCAGAAAACGTGCTGCGTGATGAACAAATTGCCTTGCAAAAATCCCTTGCCATTCTTAAAGCTCTGCCAGAAATTGTCGCACAAGCCGTTAAACCGCTGGAAAACATTGAAGGGATTAAAATTCTTCAAGGTTATGGTACAGGTAATCAATTTACTGCCGGTAGCGAAGGCGTTCAACATCAAGGCGGTATCGCTGAACAAGTGACTAGTGCCGCGTTAAATTATCGCGCAAATGCGCCCGTTGTGGATGCGATGTTAAGAGAGTTAGGCTTAGTAAATGGTGAATCAGGGACGTTAAACGATCTCTTAAATGGCAATAATGCGCTTACTACAGAAGCCTTAAATGTCGTTAAGTCAGCTAACACTGGACTCAATGGTTATAGCCAAACACTGGTTGTTGATAGTCAACAGCGTGATTAG